The Mycolicibacterium hassiacum DSM 44199 genome includes a window with the following:
- a CDS encoding serine/threonine-protein kinase, translating to MPLAEGDQIAGYTIVRSLGAGGMGEVYLAQHPRLPRLDALKVLPASVCADPEYRARFNREAEIAASLWHPHIVEVHDRGEVDGQLWIAMDYVEGTDAARLAASRYPDGMPPQEVIRLITPIAEALDYAHQRGLTHRDVKPANILIANPGTPDERILLADFGIARRDDDTSGLTGTNITVGTVAYAAPEQLKGDPVDGRADQYALAATAFELLTGTPPFHHSNPAVVISQHLTEEPPAIGSRRPELSSLGPVFEKALAKNPRDRFHRCIDFARALARRLGVPTEELAASEPTRLATPAVTGPRHAKRSTPQKDPRRHRLVAAAAAVVFVGIGVAAAAFVLGERAREHSERNQPAGSLSLPVVVIGANCSTLGEAGITESGEPAYCARLSSTGATLWSKYPGDIAPPSQSGRPDDHPVLVCMEQTGQSHVDCQNDILQSNSGSS from the coding sequence ATGCCGCTAGCTGAGGGTGATCAGATCGCCGGCTACACCATCGTGCGATCCCTGGGGGCCGGCGGAATGGGTGAGGTGTACCTGGCGCAGCATCCGCGCCTGCCGCGGCTGGACGCGCTGAAGGTGCTGCCGGCGTCGGTGTGTGCCGATCCGGAGTACCGCGCCCGGTTCAACCGCGAGGCCGAGATCGCCGCATCGCTGTGGCACCCGCACATCGTCGAGGTGCACGACCGCGGCGAGGTCGACGGCCAGCTGTGGATCGCGATGGACTACGTCGAGGGCACCGACGCGGCTCGGCTGGCCGCGTCGCGGTATCCGGACGGGATGCCGCCGCAGGAGGTCATCCGCCTCATCACCCCGATCGCGGAGGCGCTCGACTACGCCCACCAACGCGGCCTGACCCATCGTGACGTCAAACCCGCCAACATCCTGATCGCCAACCCGGGCACACCCGATGAGCGGATCCTGTTGGCCGACTTCGGGATCGCCCGTCGCGACGACGACACCAGCGGGCTGACCGGAACCAACATCACGGTCGGCACGGTCGCCTACGCCGCCCCGGAGCAGCTCAAGGGCGATCCGGTCGACGGGCGGGCGGATCAGTATGCGTTGGCCGCCACGGCTTTTGAGCTGCTGACCGGCACGCCGCCGTTCCACCACTCCAACCCGGCGGTGGTGATCAGCCAGCACCTGACCGAAGAGCCGCCGGCCATCGGATCGCGCCGGCCCGAGCTGTCGAGCCTGGGGCCGGTGTTCGAGAAGGCGCTGGCGAAGAATCCGCGGGACCGGTTCCACCGCTGCATCGACTTCGCGCGGGCGCTCGCGCGGCGGCTCGGGGTCCCCACCGAGGAACTCGCCGCGTCCGAGCCGACCCGGCTGGCCACTCCGGCGGTCACCGGCCCGCGGCACGCCAAGCGGAGCACCCCGCAGAAGGACCCGCGCCGACACCGGCTGGTGGCGGCCGCAGCCGCTGTGGTGTTCGTCGGGATCGGTGTCGCCGCAGCGGCTTTCGTGCTGGGCGAGCGCGCCCGCGAGCACTCCGAGCGGAACCAGCCGGCGGGGTCGCTGTCGCTGCCGGTGGTGGTGATCGGCGCGAACTGCTCGACGCTGGGGGAGGCGGGCATCACCGAGTCCGGTGAGCCGGCCTACTGTGCGCGGTTGAGCAGCACCGGCGCGACGCTGTGGTCGAAGTACCCGGGCGACATCGCCCCGCCGTCGCAGAGCGGCAGACCCGACGACCACCCGGTGCTGGTGTGCATGGAGCAGACCGGCCAGAGCCACGTCGACTGCCAGAACGACATCCTGCAGAGCAATTCCGGCTCGAGCTGA
- a CDS encoding acyl-CoA carboxylase subunit beta has product MTTEATTGAPPTTQPKTTAALLAELHEKLEQAKEPGGEKAVAKRAKKGIPSARDRIHALVDPGSFLEIGALCKTPGDPNALYGDGVVTGHARINGRPVGVFSHDQTVFQGSVGEMFGRKVAKLMEWCAKVGCPIIGINDSAGARIQDAVTSLAWYAELGRRHELLRGLVPEISIILGKCAGGAVYSPIQTDLIVAVRDQGYMFVTGPDVIKDVTGEEVSLDELGGADAQARYGNIHQVVESEAAAFQYVRDYLSFLPSNTFDDPPIVNPGLEPELTPHDYELDSIVPDNDNTAYDMFEILLRIFDDGDVFEVAEQQGPAIITAFARVDGHPVGVIANQPMVLSGAIDNEASDKAARFIRFCDSYNLPLVFVVDTPGFLPGVAQEKGGIIKRGGRFLNAVVEADVPKVTITIRKSYGGAYAVMGSKQLSADLNFAWPTARIAVIGAEGAAQLLVKRFPDPNAPEVQKMRADFIEHYNLNMATPWIAAERGYIDGVIEPHETRLLLRKSLRLLRDKQIERVQRKHGLTPI; this is encoded by the coding sequence GTGACGACTGAGGCGACCACGGGGGCGCCCCCCACCACCCAGCCGAAGACCACCGCGGCCCTGCTGGCCGAGCTGCACGAGAAGCTCGAGCAGGCCAAGGAACCGGGCGGCGAGAAGGCCGTCGCCAAGCGCGCCAAGAAGGGCATCCCCAGCGCGCGGGACCGGATCCACGCGCTGGTCGACCCGGGCAGCTTCCTGGAGATCGGCGCCCTGTGCAAGACGCCGGGCGATCCGAATGCGCTGTACGGCGACGGGGTGGTGACCGGGCACGCCCGCATCAACGGCCGCCCGGTCGGCGTGTTCAGCCACGACCAGACCGTCTTCCAGGGCTCGGTCGGCGAGATGTTCGGCCGCAAGGTCGCCAAGCTGATGGAGTGGTGCGCCAAGGTCGGCTGCCCGATCATCGGCATCAACGATTCGGCGGGCGCGCGCATCCAGGACGCGGTCACCTCGCTGGCCTGGTACGCCGAGCTGGGCCGCCGCCACGAGCTGCTGCGCGGCCTGGTGCCGGAGATCTCGATAATCCTGGGCAAGTGCGCCGGCGGCGCGGTGTACTCGCCGATCCAGACCGACCTGATCGTCGCGGTGCGCGACCAGGGCTACATGTTCGTCACCGGCCCGGACGTCATCAAGGACGTCACCGGTGAGGAGGTGTCGCTCGACGAGCTCGGCGGCGCGGACGCCCAGGCCCGCTACGGCAACATCCACCAGGTGGTGGAGAGCGAGGCGGCGGCGTTCCAGTACGTGCGCGACTACCTGAGCTTCCTGCCGTCCAACACCTTCGACGATCCGCCGATCGTCAACCCGGGCCTGGAGCCGGAGCTCACCCCGCACGACTACGAGCTCGACTCGATCGTGCCGGACAACGACAACACCGCCTACGACATGTTCGAGATCCTGCTGCGGATCTTCGACGACGGCGACGTGTTCGAGGTGGCCGAGCAGCAGGGCCCGGCGATCATCACCGCGTTCGCCCGCGTCGACGGGCATCCGGTCGGGGTGATCGCCAACCAGCCGATGGTGCTGTCGGGCGCGATCGACAACGAGGCCTCCGACAAGGCCGCCCGGTTCATCCGGTTCTGCGACTCCTACAACCTGCCGCTGGTGTTCGTCGTCGACACCCCGGGCTTCCTGCCGGGTGTCGCGCAGGAGAAGGGCGGCATCATCAAGCGCGGCGGCCGGTTCCTCAACGCGGTCGTCGAGGCCGATGTGCCGAAGGTGACCATCACCATCCGCAAGTCCTACGGCGGCGCGTACGCGGTGATGGGCTCCAAGCAGTTGTCGGCGGACCTGAACTTCGCCTGGCCGACCGCGCGGATCGCCGTGATCGGCGCCGAGGGGGCGGCACAGCTGCTGGTCAAGCGGTTCCCGGATCCGAACGCACCCGAGGTGCAGAAGATGCGGGCCGACTTCATCGAGCACTACAACCTGAACATGGCCACCCCGTGGATCGCGGCCGAGCGCGGCTACATCGACGGAGTCATCGAACCGCACGAGACCCGGCTGCTGCTGCGCAAGTCGCTGCGGCTGCTGCGGGACAAGCAGATCGAGCGGGTGCAGCGCAAACACGGTCTCACCCCGATCTGA
- a CDS encoding arabinosyltransferase domain-containing protein, translating into MTHNTVADAGRDVTITRWVAMIAGLVGFVLSVATPLLPVVQTTATLNWPQQGRLVNVTAPLISLTPVSMTATVPCEMIRSMPPEGGLVFGTAPKDGKQAPLQSLFVTVTEDRVDVTDRNVVIASLPRSRVASPACERIEIVSDDQGTYANFVGLTKPDGSEQRTGFADPNLRPQIVGVFTDLTGPAPPGLSVSALIDTRFTTQPTVLKLTAMMLAIVATVVAILALWRLDRYDGRRMRRWIPQRWRTFTAPDVAVISTFVVWHVIGANSSDDGYILGMARVAGHAGYMSNYFRWFGSPEAPFGWWYNVIAALTSVSDASIWVRLPDLVCGILCWLLLSREVLPRLGPAVAASRPALWAAGLVLLAAWMPFNNGLRPEGQIATGALITYVLIERAIISGRLTPAALAIITAAFTLGIQPTGLIAVAALVAGGRPLLRILVRRHRIYGTWALVAPLLAAGTVVLTIIFFDQTFATVLEATRVRADIGPNQEWYTENLRYYYLILPTVDGSLSRRFGFLITAVSLFVSMFIMLRRKRVPGVARGSAWRLMGVIFATMFFLMFTPTKWVHHMGLFAAVGGAMAALATVLISPQVLRWARNRMAVLAALLFMLALCWATTNGWWYVSSYGVPFNNDKPEIGGITVSTMFFALFVIATAYAVWLHFVSPERGRGRITTALTTAPIPIIAGFMVVVFVASMVIGIVRQYPTYSNGWANVRALAGGCGLADDVLVEPDPNEGFLTPLPGDYGPLGPLGGVAPVGFTANGVPDKIVAEAIRMNLPMPGTDYDWDRPIKLDEPGVNGSTVPLPYGLDPARVPVAGSYVEGPQQQSRLTSAWYRLPPPDDGHPLVVVTAAGTITGYSVFNGLTEAQTVELEYALPGPDGSPVPAGRLVPYDLGPIPSWRNLRFPREEIPADAVAVRVVAEDLSLTQGDWIAVTPPRVPELKSVQEYIGSDQPVLMDWAVGLAFPCQQPMLHANGVTDIPKFRITPDYNAKRKDTDTWQDGLNGGLLGITDLLLRAQVMATYLSRDWGRDWGSLRKFELTPDAQDSTPATLDLGSETHSGLYSPGHIRIKP; encoded by the coding sequence ATGACGCACAACACGGTTGCCGACGCCGGCAGGGATGTGACCATCACCCGCTGGGTCGCGATGATCGCCGGCCTGGTCGGTTTCGTGCTGTCGGTCGCCACCCCGCTGCTGCCGGTGGTGCAGACCACTGCGACGCTGAACTGGCCGCAGCAGGGCCGGCTCGTCAACGTCACCGCGCCGCTGATCTCGCTGACCCCGGTGAGCATGACCGCCACCGTGCCGTGCGAGATGATCCGGTCCATGCCGCCGGAGGGCGGGCTGGTGTTCGGCACCGCCCCCAAGGACGGCAAACAGGCGCCGCTGCAGTCGCTGTTCGTCACCGTCACCGAGGACCGGGTCGACGTCACCGACCGCAACGTGGTGATCGCCAGCCTGCCCCGGTCCCGGGTGGCCTCGCCGGCCTGTGAGCGCATCGAGATCGTCTCCGACGACCAGGGCACCTACGCCAACTTCGTCGGGCTCACCAAACCCGACGGCAGCGAACAGCGCACCGGCTTCGCCGATCCCAACCTGCGCCCGCAGATCGTCGGCGTGTTCACCGACCTGACCGGGCCGGCCCCGCCGGGGCTGTCGGTGTCGGCGCTGATCGACACCCGGTTCACCACGCAGCCAACGGTTCTCAAGCTCACCGCGATGATGCTGGCGATCGTGGCGACGGTGGTCGCGATCCTGGCGCTGTGGCGGCTGGACCGCTACGACGGCCGCCGGATGCGCCGGTGGATCCCGCAGCGCTGGCGCACCTTCACCGCCCCCGACGTCGCGGTGATCAGCACGTTCGTGGTCTGGCACGTGATCGGCGCGAACTCCTCGGACGACGGCTACATCCTGGGCATGGCCCGGGTCGCCGGGCACGCCGGCTACATGTCGAACTACTTCCGCTGGTTCGGCAGCCCGGAGGCGCCGTTCGGCTGGTGGTACAACGTGATCGCCGCGCTGACCAGCGTGAGCGACGCCAGCATCTGGGTGCGCCTGCCCGATCTGGTGTGCGGAATCCTGTGCTGGCTGCTGCTGTCCCGCGAGGTGCTGCCGCGGCTCGGCCCGGCGGTCGCGGCGAGCCGGCCGGCGCTGTGGGCGGCCGGTCTGGTGCTGCTGGCGGCGTGGATGCCGTTCAACAACGGGCTGCGCCCGGAGGGGCAGATCGCCACCGGTGCGCTGATCACCTACGTGCTGATCGAGCGGGCCATCATCTCCGGGCGGCTGACCCCGGCGGCGCTGGCGATCATCACCGCGGCGTTCACGCTGGGCATCCAGCCGACCGGTCTGATCGCGGTCGCCGCGCTGGTCGCCGGCGGCCGGCCGCTGCTGCGGATCCTGGTGCGCCGCCACCGGATCTACGGCACCTGGGCACTGGTCGCGCCGCTGCTGGCGGCCGGCACCGTGGTGCTGACCATCATCTTCTTCGACCAGACGTTCGCGACGGTGCTCGAGGCCACCCGCGTCCGCGCCGACATCGGCCCGAACCAGGAGTGGTACACCGAGAACCTGCGCTACTACTACCTGATCCTGCCGACCGTCGACGGATCGCTGTCGCGCCGGTTCGGTTTCCTGATCACCGCGGTGTCGCTGTTCGTGTCGATGTTCATCATGTTGCGGCGCAAGCGGGTTCCGGGTGTGGCGCGCGGCTCGGCGTGGCGGCTGATGGGCGTCATCTTCGCCACCATGTTCTTCCTGATGTTCACCCCGACGAAGTGGGTGCATCACATGGGGCTGTTCGCCGCGGTGGGCGGCGCGATGGCCGCGCTGGCGACCGTGCTGATCTCCCCGCAGGTGCTGCGCTGGGCGCGCAACCGGATGGCGGTGCTGGCGGCGCTGCTGTTCATGCTGGCGCTGTGCTGGGCCACCACCAACGGCTGGTGGTACGTGTCGAGCTACGGTGTGCCGTTCAACAACGACAAGCCCGAGATCGGCGGAATCACCGTCAGCACGATGTTCTTCGCGCTGTTCGTGATCGCCACGGCGTACGCGGTGTGGCTGCACTTCGTCTCGCCCGAACGGGGGCGCGGCCGCATCACCACCGCGCTCACCACCGCGCCGATCCCGATCATCGCCGGGTTCATGGTGGTGGTGTTCGTCGCGTCGATGGTGATCGGCATCGTGCGCCAGTACCCGACCTACTCGAACGGCTGGGCCAATGTGCGGGCGCTGGCGGGCGGCTGCGGGCTGGCCGACGACGTGCTCGTCGAACCCGACCCGAACGAGGGCTTTCTGACCCCGCTGCCCGGCGACTACGGCCCGCTCGGCCCGCTCGGCGGGGTGGCGCCGGTCGGCTTCACCGCCAACGGGGTGCCGGACAAGATCGTCGCCGAGGCGATCCGGATGAACCTGCCGATGCCGGGCACCGACTACGACTGGGACCGCCCGATCAAGCTCGACGAGCCGGGCGTCAACGGGTCGACGGTGCCGCTGCCCTACGGGCTGGATCCGGCGCGGGTTCCGGTGGCCGGCAGCTATGTCGAAGGCCCGCAACAGCAGAGCCGGCTGACCTCGGCGTGGTACCGGCTGCCGCCGCCCGACGACGGGCATCCGCTGGTGGTGGTCACCGCCGCGGGCACGATCACCGGCTACAGCGTGTTCAACGGGCTCACCGAGGCGCAGACCGTCGAGCTGGAGTACGCGCTGCCCGGGCCCGACGGGTCGCCGGTGCCGGCCGGGCGGCTGGTGCCCTACGACCTCGGGCCGATCCCGTCATGGCGCAATCTGCGGTTCCCGCGCGAGGAGATCCCCGCCGACGCCGTCGCGGTGCGGGTGGTGGCCGAGGACCTGTCGCTGACCCAGGGCGACTGGATCGCGGTGACCCCGCCGCGGGTGCCCGAACTGAAGTCGGTGCAGGAGTACATCGGCTCGGACCAGCCGGTGCTGATGGACTGGGCGGTCGGGCTGGCGTTCCCGTGCCAGCAGCCGATGCTGCACGCCAACGGCGTGACCGACATCCCGAAGTTCCGGATCACCCCGGACTACAACGCCAAGCGCAAGGACACCGACACCTGGCAGGACGGGCTCAACGGGGGCCTGCTCGGCATCACCGACCTGCTGCTGCGGGCGCAGGTGATGGCGACCTACCTGTCGCGGGACTGGGGCCGCGACTGGGGTTCGCTGCGCAAGTTCGAGCTGACCCCCGACGCGCAGGACTCCACCCCGGCGACGCTGGATCTGGGCAGCGAGACCCACAGCGGTCTGTACTCGCCCGGCCACATCCGCATCAAGCCGTGA
- a CDS encoding arabinosyltransferase domain-containing protein, with translation MPTHRNARLIAVVAGIAATLLCALVPLLPVNQTTATILWPQTMKPDGVVGDMTAPLVSGAPLSLDISIPCRTVASLPDEGGLVLATIPPAGIDASRNGLFVRATEDVVFVAVRDTVVAAAPRDLVEHGVCTTLRVWTDPGAVNAEFVGIPDAAGTLPPDKKPQVAGVFTELKVPAQPGLAVRVDVDTRFITSPTVLKTAAMVLGVLGVLVSFVALAVIDRHGGRRPVGRRRLLRPVGWATWLADAGVIGTLLLWHLVGALSSDDGYNLTIARVSSEAGYTVNYFRYFGASEAPFDWYQSVLAGLAAVSPASVWMRIPATAAGLGTWLILSRCVLPRLGGRLAANRLAMWTGAMVFLAAWLPFNNGLRPEPLIAFGTVAVWILVERAIALQRLTPYAVATVVAMFSVTLAPQGLVALAPLLVGARAVAGIIRARRGTDGLLAPLAALIAAVSVISVIVFRDQTLATVAESARIKYQVGPTIAWYQEFLRYYFLTVEDSVDSSLTRRFAVLVMLVCLFGVLAILLRRARVAGLARGPVWRLIGATALGLGLLTFTPTKWAVQFGAFAGLAGALGAVMAFSVARVGLHSRRNLALYVTALLFVLAWATSGINGWFYVGNYGVPWWDKQPVIFGFPVMTIFLIAAILTGLLAGWLHFRMDYAGHTEVADTRRNRILASTPLLVVAFFMVVLEVGSMVKGAVQRYPVYTTAKANVAALASGLSETSCAMADDVLVEPDTNAGLLQPVPGQRWGEYGPLGGEDPIGFHPNGVSDTLEPAEPVTANPGLVNSDGSPNEPNVGIGYAAGTGGGYGPTGINGSNVFLPFGLDPQRVPVMGSYKENSRAAKVTSAWYQLPFRAGDHPPDRPLVTVAAAGAIWYYEEDGSFNYGQSLKLQWGIHKPDGTFEALNEVQPIDIFPQKAWRNLRFPLSWAPPEANVARIVADDPNLSEDQWFAFTPPRVPVLVTAQEFLGSQTPVLMDIATAANFPCQRPFAQRLGVAELPEYRILPNFKQVVSSSNMWQSAEDGGPFLFIQALLTTSTVPTYLRNDWYRDWGSIERYHRVVPESLAPNAVIMKGETRVFGWQRNGPIRALP, from the coding sequence GTGCCAACCCACCGGAACGCGCGACTGATCGCGGTCGTCGCGGGGATTGCCGCTACGTTGCTGTGCGCGCTGGTTCCGCTGCTGCCGGTCAACCAGACCACCGCGACCATCCTGTGGCCGCAGACGATGAAGCCGGACGGCGTAGTCGGCGATATGACCGCTCCGCTGGTATCGGGCGCACCGCTGTCTCTGGACATCTCCATCCCGTGCCGGACCGTCGCGTCGCTGCCCGACGAAGGCGGCCTGGTGCTGGCCACCATCCCGCCCGCCGGCATCGACGCCAGCCGCAACGGCCTGTTCGTGCGCGCCACCGAGGACGTCGTGTTCGTCGCGGTGCGCGACACCGTGGTCGCCGCCGCGCCGCGCGACCTCGTGGAGCACGGCGTCTGCACCACCCTGCGCGTCTGGACCGACCCGGGCGCGGTCAACGCCGAGTTCGTCGGCATCCCGGATGCGGCCGGAACCCTGCCGCCCGACAAGAAGCCGCAGGTGGCCGGCGTCTTCACCGAGCTGAAAGTGCCCGCGCAGCCGGGGCTGGCGGTGCGGGTCGATGTCGACACCCGGTTCATCACCTCACCGACGGTGCTGAAAACCGCGGCGATGGTGCTCGGCGTGCTCGGTGTGCTTGTCTCGTTCGTCGCGCTGGCGGTGATCGACCGGCACGGCGGCCGCCGCCCGGTCGGACGGCGCCGGCTGCTGCGCCCGGTAGGCTGGGCCACCTGGCTCGCCGACGCCGGGGTGATCGGCACCCTGCTGCTGTGGCATCTGGTCGGGGCGCTGTCCAGCGACGACGGCTACAACCTGACCATCGCGCGGGTGTCCAGCGAGGCCGGCTACACGGTCAACTACTTCCGCTACTTCGGGGCCAGCGAGGCGCCGTTCGACTGGTACCAGTCCGTGCTGGCCGGGCTGGCCGCGGTCAGCCCGGCCAGCGTGTGGATGCGCATCCCGGCCACCGCCGCCGGGCTGGGCACCTGGCTGATCCTGAGCCGCTGCGTGCTGCCCCGGCTGGGCGGGCGGTTGGCGGCCAACCGGTTGGCGATGTGGACCGGTGCGATGGTCTTCCTGGCCGCGTGGCTGCCGTTCAACAACGGGCTGCGCCCCGAACCGCTGATCGCGTTCGGCACCGTCGCGGTCTGGATCCTGGTCGAGCGGGCGATCGCGCTGCAGCGGTTGACGCCCTACGCGGTGGCGACCGTCGTCGCGATGTTCTCGGTGACCCTGGCCCCGCAGGGGCTGGTCGCGCTGGCGCCGCTGCTGGTCGGCGCCCGGGCGGTGGCCGGCATCATCCGCGCCCGCCGCGGCACCGACGGGCTGCTGGCGCCGCTGGCCGCGCTGATCGCCGCCGTCTCGGTGATCTCGGTCATCGTGTTCCGCGACCAGACCCTGGCCACCGTCGCCGAATCGGCCCGGATCAAGTACCAGGTCGGGCCGACCATCGCCTGGTACCAGGAGTTCCTGCGGTACTACTTCCTGACCGTCGAGGACAGCGTCGACTCGTCGCTGACCCGCCGGTTCGCGGTGCTGGTGATGCTGGTGTGCCTGTTCGGCGTGCTGGCGATCCTGCTGCGGCGCGCCCGGGTGGCCGGGCTGGCCCGCGGACCGGTGTGGCGGCTGATCGGCGCGACGGCGCTCGGGCTGGGGCTGTTGACGTTCACCCCCACCAAGTGGGCGGTGCAGTTCGGCGCGTTCGCCGGGCTGGCCGGGGCGCTCGGCGCGGTGATGGCGTTCAGCGTGGCCCGGGTCGGCCTGCACAGCCGCCGCAACCTCGCGCTGTACGTGACCGCGCTGCTGTTCGTGCTGGCCTGGGCCACATCGGGGATCAACGGCTGGTTCTACGTCGGCAACTACGGGGTGCCGTGGTGGGACAAGCAGCCGGTGATCTTCGGCTTCCCGGTGATGACGATCTTCCTGATCGCCGCGATCCTCACCGGCCTGCTGGCCGGCTGGCTGCACTTCCGGATGGACTACGCCGGCCACACCGAGGTCGCCGACACCCGGCGCAACCGCATCCTGGCCTCCACCCCGCTGCTGGTGGTCGCGTTCTTCATGGTGGTGCTCGAGGTCGGGTCGATGGTCAAGGGCGCGGTACAGCGCTACCCGGTCTACACCACCGCCAAGGCCAACGTGGCCGCGCTGGCCTCCGGGCTGTCGGAGACCAGCTGCGCGATGGCCGACGACGTGCTGGTCGAACCGGACACCAACGCCGGTCTGCTGCAACCGGTTCCGGGTCAGCGCTGGGGCGAGTACGGCCCGCTGGGCGGCGAGGACCCGATCGGCTTCCACCCCAACGGGGTCAGCGACACCCTGGAGCCGGCCGAACCGGTGACCGCCAATCCGGGCCTGGTCAACTCCGACGGCTCGCCCAACGAACCCAACGTCGGCATCGGCTACGCGGCCGGCACCGGTGGCGGGTACGGCCCGACCGGCATCAACGGTTCGAACGTGTTCCTGCCGTTCGGCCTCGACCCGCAGCGCGTGCCGGTGATGGGCAGCTACAAGGAGAACAGCCGGGCCGCCAAGGTCACCTCGGCGTGGTATCAGCTGCCGTTCCGGGCCGGCGACCATCCCCCGGACCGGCCGCTGGTGACGGTCGCCGCCGCCGGCGCCATCTGGTACTACGAGGAGGACGGGTCGTTCAACTACGGCCAGTCGCTGAAGCTGCAGTGGGGCATTCACAAACCCGACGGCACCTTCGAGGCGCTCAACGAGGTGCAGCCGATCGACATCTTCCCGCAGAAGGCCTGGCGCAACCTGCGTTTCCCGCTGTCATGGGCTCCGCCGGAGGCCAACGTCGCCCGCATCGTGGCCGACGACCCGAACCTCTCCGAGGACCAGTGGTTCGCGTTCACCCCGCCGCGGGTGCCGGTGCTGGTGACCGCCCAGGAGTTCCTCGGGTCGCAGACCCCGGTGTTGATGGACATCGCCACCGCCGCGAACTTCCCGTGCCAGCGCCCGTTCGCGCAACGGCTCGGGGTGGCCGAGCTGCCGGAGTACCGGATCCTGCCCAACTTCAAGCAGGTGGTGTCGTCGTCGAATATGTGGCAATCGGCCGAGGACGGTGGGCCGTTCCTGTTCATCCAGGCGCTGCTGACCACCTCGACGGTGCCGACCTATCTGCGTAACGACTGGTACCGCGACTGGGGTTCGATCGAGCGCTACCACCGGGTGGTACCCGAGTCGCTGGCCCCCAACGCGGTGATCATGAAGGGTGAGACGCGCGTGTTCGGTTGGCAGCGCAACGGACCGATCAGGGCCCTGCCATGA